In Bactrocera oleae isolate idBacOlea1 chromosome 3, idBacOlea1, whole genome shotgun sequence, a genomic segment contains:
- the LOC138856031 gene encoding uncharacterized protein — protein sequence MAQQGENNAQTSSPPNVRQAVQPQSILPRSSIEVHQPDFHVDAAMVPRISPPNINETNIESYFLSLEFWFAATGVTHDTRKYNLVMAQVPPSKLMELRAVIDSAPSLNRYEYIKSKLIAHFADSQQRRVQRVLSDMPLGDLKPSQLFNDMRRVAGTALCETVLIDLWASRLPPHAQAAVIASKGDVADKIAIADAIADSMNFRQINVVGNQQPAISAPKEASDEPITLREIRNEIAQLTKQMEVIKSRRPRSRSKSRQRHQRYVHQESTHTNELCWYHHKFGANARTCRKPCSYNNLEKSK from the coding sequence ATGGCACAACAAGGTGAAAATAACGCGCAAACATCGTCACCCCCGAACGTTCGACAGGCAGTGCAACCGCAAAGCATTTTGCCTAGATCATCAATCGAGGTGCATCAGCCTGATTTCCACGTGGACGCAGCTATGGTACCACGCATAAGCCCACCCAATATAAACGAAACAAACATCGAGTCGTATTTTTTGTCATTGGAGTTCTGGTTCGCAGCTACCGGTGTGACACACGACACAAGGAAATACAACCTGGTCATGGCACAAGTTCCTCCAAGCAAGCTAATGGAGTTAAGGGCAGTCATCGATTCAGCACCTTCGCTTAACCGCTACGAGTACATTAAATCCAAACTAATAGCACATTTTGCAGACAGCCAACAACGTCGCGTGCAACGTGTTCTTTCGGATATGCCCCTGGGTGACTTAAAGCCAAGCCAACTTTTCAACGACATGAGACGAGTGGCTGGCACCGCGCTCTGTGAAACAGTACTTATCGATCTGTGGGCCTCACGTCTACCACCCCACGCTCAGGCTGCGGTAATCGCATCAAAAGGTGACGTTGCAGATAAAATCGCAATTGCAGACGCCATCGCCGATTCTATGAATTTTCGACAAATTAACGTAGTAGGTAATCAACAACCAGCAATAAGCGCCCCCAAGGAGGCCAGCGATGAGCCAATTACATTACGAGAAATCCGAAATGAGATCGCTCAGCTCACGAAGCAGATGGAAGTTATAAAATCGCGACGACCAAGGAGCCGCAGCAAAAGCCGGCAGAGACACCAACGATATGTGCACCAGGAGTCTACGCACACGAATGAGTTATGTTGGTATCACCATAAGTTCGGCGCCAACGCTCGAACATGTAGGAAACCCTGTTCATACAACAACCTGGAGAAAAGCAAATGA